A single genomic interval of Vulpes vulpes isolate BD-2025 chromosome 3, VulVul3, whole genome shotgun sequence harbors:
- the COQ7 gene encoding 5-demethoxyubiquinone hydroxylase, mitochondrial isoform X3 → MSCAARAAVRSLWRLRAGTLRPLTAYGRRIGVRFYSSGMTLDNVNRAAVDRIIRVDHAGEYGANRIYAGQMAVLGRTSVGPVIQKMWDQEKDHLKKFNELMVAFRVRPTILMPFWNVVGFALGAGTALLGKEGAMACTVAVEESIAHHYNNQIRTLMEKDPEKYEELLQVIRKFRDEELEHHDIGLEHDAQLVSIAQASCLKAASTETSG, encoded by the exons ATGAGCTGCGCCGCGCGGGCGGCGGTCCGCTCCCTGTGGCGGCTGCGCGCGGGCACCCTGCGGCCTCTCACAG CGTATGGAAGAAGAATTGGTGTCAGGTTTTACAGTTCAGGAATGACCTTAGACAATGTCAATCGGGCAGCTGTGGATCGAATAATCCGGGTGGATCATGCAGGTGAATATGGAGCAAACCGAATCTATGCAGGACAGATGGCTGTCCTGGGTCGGACAAGTGTCGGGCCAGTCATTCAG AAAATGTGGGATCAAGAAAAGGACCACTTGAAAAAGTTCAACGAGTTGATGGTTGCATTCAGGGTGCGGCCGACGATTCTGATGCCCTTTTGGAACGTGGTGGGGTTTGCACTGG GTGCAGGAACTGCCCTGCTTGGGAAAGAGGGAGCAATGGCCTGCACTGTGGCTGTGGAAGAGTCCATAGCACATCACTATAACAACCAGATCAGGACGCTGATGGAGAAGGATCCTGAAAAATACGAGGAGCTTCTTCAG GTGATAAGGAAATTTCGGGATGAAGAGCTAGAGCACCATGACATAGGCCTTGAACATGATGCACAACTG gtttccattgctcaagcctcttgcctaaaagcagcctctacaGAAACTTCTGGATGA
- the COQ7 gene encoding 5-demethoxyubiquinone hydroxylase, mitochondrial isoform X4 — protein sequence MTLDNVNRAAVDRIIRVDHAGEYGANRIYAGQMAVLGRTSVGPVIQKMWDQEKDHLKKFNELMVAFRVRPTILMPFWNVVGFALGAGTALLGKEGAMACTVAVEESIAHHYNNQIRTLMEKDPEKYEELLQVIRKFRDEELEHHDIGLEHDAQLGKCDFKIGHHPKMMPGGQRMLFWQAA from the exons ATGACCTTAGACAATGTCAATCGGGCAGCTGTGGATCGAATAATCCGGGTGGATCATGCAGGTGAATATGGAGCAAACCGAATCTATGCAGGACAGATGGCTGTCCTGGGTCGGACAAGTGTCGGGCCAGTCATTCAG AAAATGTGGGATCAAGAAAAGGACCACTTGAAAAAGTTCAACGAGTTGATGGTTGCATTCAGGGTGCGGCCGACGATTCTGATGCCCTTTTGGAACGTGGTGGGGTTTGCACTGG GTGCAGGAACTGCCCTGCTTGGGAAAGAGGGAGCAATGGCCTGCACTGTGGCTGTGGAAGAGTCCATAGCACATCACTATAACAACCAGATCAGGACGCTGATGGAGAAGGATCCTGAAAAATACGAGGAGCTTCTTCAG GTGATAAGGAAATTTCGGGATGAAGAGCTAGAGCACCATGACATAGGCCTTGAACATGATGCACAACTG ggaaaatgtgattttaaaattggACACCATCCAAAGATGATGCCAGGAGGACAAAGGATGTTATTCTGGCAAGCAGCATAG
- the COQ7 gene encoding 5-demethoxyubiquinone hydroxylase, mitochondrial isoform X1 translates to MSCAARAAVRSLWRLRAGTLRPLTAYGRRIGVRFYSSGMTLDNVNRAAVDRIIRVDHAGEYGANRIYAGQMAVLGRTSVGPVIQKMWDQEKDHLKKFNELMVAFRVRPTILMPFWNVVGFALGAGTALLGKEGAMACTVAVEESIAHHYNNQIRTLMEKDPEKYEELLQVIRKFRDEELEHHDIGLEHDAQLGKCDFKIGHHPKMMPGGQRMLFWQAA, encoded by the exons ATGAGCTGCGCCGCGCGGGCGGCGGTCCGCTCCCTGTGGCGGCTGCGCGCGGGCACCCTGCGGCCTCTCACAG CGTATGGAAGAAGAATTGGTGTCAGGTTTTACAGTTCAGGAATGACCTTAGACAATGTCAATCGGGCAGCTGTGGATCGAATAATCCGGGTGGATCATGCAGGTGAATATGGAGCAAACCGAATCTATGCAGGACAGATGGCTGTCCTGGGTCGGACAAGTGTCGGGCCAGTCATTCAG AAAATGTGGGATCAAGAAAAGGACCACTTGAAAAAGTTCAACGAGTTGATGGTTGCATTCAGGGTGCGGCCGACGATTCTGATGCCCTTTTGGAACGTGGTGGGGTTTGCACTGG GTGCAGGAACTGCCCTGCTTGGGAAAGAGGGAGCAATGGCCTGCACTGTGGCTGTGGAAGAGTCCATAGCACATCACTATAACAACCAGATCAGGACGCTGATGGAGAAGGATCCTGAAAAATACGAGGAGCTTCTTCAG GTGATAAGGAAATTTCGGGATGAAGAGCTAGAGCACCATGACATAGGCCTTGAACATGATGCACAACTG ggaaaatgtgattttaaaattggACACCATCCAAAGATGATGCCAGGAGGACAAAGGATGTTATTCTGGCAAGCAGCATAG
- the COQ7 gene encoding 5-demethoxyubiquinone hydroxylase, mitochondrial isoform X2 — MSCAARAAVRSLWRLRAGTLRPLTAYGRRIGVRFYSSGMTLDNVNRAAVDRIIRVDHAGEYGANRIYAGQMAVLGRTSVGPVIQKMWDQEKDHLKKFNELMVAFRVRPTILMPFWNVVGFALGAGTALLGKEGAMACTVAVEESIAHHYNNQIRTLMEKDPEKYEELLQVIRKFRDEELEHHDIGLEHDAQLAPAYTILKNLIQAGCSMAIYLSERF, encoded by the exons ATGAGCTGCGCCGCGCGGGCGGCGGTCCGCTCCCTGTGGCGGCTGCGCGCGGGCACCCTGCGGCCTCTCACAG CGTATGGAAGAAGAATTGGTGTCAGGTTTTACAGTTCAGGAATGACCTTAGACAATGTCAATCGGGCAGCTGTGGATCGAATAATCCGGGTGGATCATGCAGGTGAATATGGAGCAAACCGAATCTATGCAGGACAGATGGCTGTCCTGGGTCGGACAAGTGTCGGGCCAGTCATTCAG AAAATGTGGGATCAAGAAAAGGACCACTTGAAAAAGTTCAACGAGTTGATGGTTGCATTCAGGGTGCGGCCGACGATTCTGATGCCCTTTTGGAACGTGGTGGGGTTTGCACTGG GTGCAGGAACTGCCCTGCTTGGGAAAGAGGGAGCAATGGCCTGCACTGTGGCTGTGGAAGAGTCCATAGCACATCACTATAACAACCAGATCAGGACGCTGATGGAGAAGGATCCTGAAAAATACGAGGAGCTTCTTCAG GTGATAAGGAAATTTCGGGATGAAGAGCTAGAGCACCATGACATAGGCCTTGAACATGATGCACAACTG GCTCCAGCATACACCATTTTGAAGAACCTTATCCAGGCCGGATGCAGCATGGCGATATATTTAtcagaaagattttaa